TTTGAAGGTAGAATTGATGATAGAGGCGATATCATCTGTAGAAGCCTTTTTGAGGTAGGAAGCACCGGGGTATTTTAGGAGTATGTTGAGAAAGGAAAAGGAGAAGATGTTTAAGTGTTTTTCAACTTCGGGGAAGAGAACAGAGAGGGCGTATTTGATTTGTGTTTTGGCAAAAGATCATTCTTTTTTGAGTTTTTGGATAAGGCGGGAGAGGTTTCTCAGGTGATGGTCAGGTGGGAGAGGGTTAAGGAATTGAGGGTTAGCTTGAGCAAAAAGAGCAAGGAGTTTAGCGTCTTTGGTATCAGACTTAGAGGGGTTGTTTGCGGAGAGGAACTGGAAGAACCTGTGAAGGATTTTTGGGTTGATAACAAAAGCTTGAATATCATTAGCAAGGAGAAAGTGATAAAGTGGGAGGAAGAATCTTCCAGTAGATTCCATGACTACGATAGGTTTAGGGTATTGTTTAAGGATGGAGAGAAGCTGAGAGAAACCTTCTTGAGACATAGGGAGGTGTTTGGAGAGGATAAAGGATTGTTGATGGAGGACAGCGATATTAAAAGTGTCTTTAGAGACATCAATACCGACGAAGTAATTCATGGGAGCACCTCCTTGTGTGGTGTTGTTGGTATAGTAAAAGTCCCTCGCTCCATCCTCCCATGTGGCAGAGGCTTAGGAAGCCTAACCAA
Above is a genomic segment from Thermodesulfobacterium commune DSM 2178 containing:
- a CDS encoding IS110 family transposase is translated as MNYFVGIDVSKDTFNIAVLHQQSFILSKHLPMSQEGFSQLLSILKQYPKPIVVMESTGRFFLPLYHFLLANDIQAFVINPKILHRFFQFLSANNPSKSDTKDAKLLALFAQANPQFLNPLPPDHHLRNLSRLIQKLKKE